One genomic region from Prionailurus bengalensis isolate Pbe53 chromosome C1, Fcat_Pben_1.1_paternal_pri, whole genome shotgun sequence encodes:
- the SARS1 gene encoding serine--tRNA ligase, cytoplasmic, translating to MVLDLDLFRVDKGGDPALIRETQEKRFKDPGLVDQLVKADGEWRRCRFRADNLNKLKNLCSKTIGEKMKKKEPVGDESIPEDVLNLDDLTADTLANLKVSQIKKVRLLIDEAILKCDAERVKLEAERFENLREIGNLLHPSVPISNDEDADNKVERIWGDCTVRKKYSHVDLVVMVDGFEGEKGAVVAGSRGYFLKGVLVFLEQALIQYALRTLGSRGYTPIYTPFFMRKEVMQEVAQLSQFDEELYKVIGKGSEKSDDNSYDEKYLIATSEQPIAALHRDEWLRPEDLPIKYAGLSTCFRQEVGSHGRDTRGIFRVHQFEKIEQFVYSSPHDNKSWEMFEEMIATAEDFYQSLGIPYHIVNIVSGSLNHAASKKLDLEAWFPGSGAFRELVSCSNCTDYQARRLRIRYGQTKKMMDKVEFVHMLNATMCATTRTICAILENYQTEKGIVVPEKLKEFMPPGLQELIPFVKPAPIDQEPSKKQKKQHEGSKKKGAARDVPLENRLQNMEVTDS from the exons GCCGATTTCGGGCAGACAACTTGAACAAGCTGAAGAACCTATGCAGCAAGACAATTGGGGAGAAAATGAAG AAAAAAGAGCCAGTGGGGGATGAGTCCATTCCGGAGGATGTATTAAATCTTGATGACCTCACTGCAGACACTTTAGCT AACCTGAAAGTCTCACAAATCAAAAAAGTCCGGCTCCTCATCGATGAAGCCATCCTAAAATGTGATGCGGAGCGGGTAAAGTTGGAGGCAGAGCGGTTTGAGAACCTCCGAGAGATAGGGAACCTTCTGCATCCCTCTGTGCCCATCAGCAATGACGAG GATGCAGACAACAAAGTCGAGAGGATCTGGGGTGACTGTACGGTCAGGAAGAAGTACTCTCACGTGGACCTGGTGGTGATGGTAGATGGCTTTGAAGGCGAAAAGGGGGCCGTGGTGGCTGGAAGTCGAGGGTACTTCCTGAAG GGGGTCCTGGTATTCCTGGAACAGGCGCTCATCCAGTATGCCCTTCGCACTTTGGGGAGTCGGGGCTACACTCCCATTTATACTCCCTTTTTCATGAGGAAGGAGGTCATGCAGGAAGTGGCACAGCTCAGCCAGTTTGACGAAGAACTGTATAAG GTGATTGGCAAAGGCAGTGAAAAGTCGGATGACAACTCCTATGATGAGAAATACCTGATTGCCACATCAGAGCAGCCTATAGCTGCTCTGCACCGGGACGAGTGGCTGCGGCCTGAGGATCTGCCAATCAAGTATGCCGGCCTGTCCACCTGCTTTCGCCAGGAGGTGGGCTCCCATGGCCGAGACACCCGCGGCATCTTTCGAGTCCATCAGTTTGAGAAG ATTGAACAGTTTGTCTACTCGTCACCACACGACAACAAGTCATGGGAGATGTTTGAAGAGATGATTGCTACCGCAGAGGACTTCTACCAGTCTTTGGGGATCCCTTACCACATTGTGAATATTGTCTCAG GTTCTTTGAATCATGCTGCCAGTAAGAAGCTTGACCTGGAGGCCTGGTTTCCGGGCTCCGGAGCCTTCCGTGAGTTAGTCTCCTGTTCTAACTGCACAGACTATCAGGCTCGCCGGCTCCGAATCCGATACGGGCAAACCAAGAAGATGATGGACAAG GTGGAGTTTGTCCACATGCTCAATGCCACGATGTGCGCCACCACTCGCACCATCTGCGCCATCCTGGAGAACTACCAGACAGAGAAGGGCATTGTTGTGCCTGAGAAATTGAAGGAGTTCATGCCGCCAG GTCTCCAAGAACTGATCCCTTTTGTGAAGCCTGCCCCCATTGACCAGGAGCCatcaaagaagcagaagaagcagCATGAGGGCAGCAAAAAGAAAGGGGCAGCAAGAGATGTTCCCCTAGAAAACCGGCTGCAGAACATGGAGGTCACTGATTCTTGA